The sequence below is a genomic window from Candidatus Rokuibacteriota bacterium.
CCCGCACTCGGCACAGAACTTCGCCGACGGGGCGTTGTCCTGGCCACAGGCGGCGCAGCGCATGGGAGCTCGGCCGGACAGCCCTTACAGCTTGACGAGCTTGGCGAAGACGATGTCCGGCATGGCACGGATCTCGGCTAGCACCGGCTCGGGGACGGGGTCGTCCAGGTTCAGGATGGAGACCGCCCGGCCGCCCCGGCGCTCGCGGCCGAGCTGCATGCCCGCGATGTTGATCCGGTGGCGGCCGCAGAGCGTGCCGATCCGGCCGATGACGCCGGGCACGTCCAGGTTCGAGAAGACCAGCATCCACCCCGACGGGACGGCCTCGAGGGGATAGCCGTCGATGCGCACGATCCGGGGCTCGCGCTTGTGGAACAGGGTCCCCGCCACGCGCCACGCCCCCTTGTCGGTGGTCAGCTCGGCGGTGACGAGGCTCGCGTAGTCCTCGCTCTCGGCCGTGGAGGTCTCGAGGACCCGGATGCCGCGGGCCTTAGCCAGGTAGGGGGCGTTCACGTCCGTGACGTTCTCGTTCAGGATCGCGGTGAGGAGCCCCTTGAGGAAGGTGAGCGTCAGGATGTTGGTGCTGAAGCCCGTGACCTCTCCCGCGTACTCGATCCGGAGCTCCCGCATCCGGCCCTCGGCGAGCTGGGCCAGGAAGCTCCCCAGCTTCTCGGCGAGCGTAAGGTAGGGCGCCAGCGTCTTGTAGGTCTCGGCATCGACCGAGGGGACGTTCACGGCGTTCCGCGTGATCCCCCGGACGAGCACGTCGGCGATCTGCTGGGCGATGGCCAGCGCCACCTGGGCCTGAGCCTCCTCTGTGGAGGCGGCCAGGTGCGGCGTGATGATCACCTGCTCGAGACCGAGCAGCGGGTGGCCGCCCGGCAACGGCTCCTGCTCGAAGACGTCCAAGGCCGCCCCCGCCACCTTGCCGCTCCGCACGGCGTCCACGAGCCCGGCCTCGTCGATGACGCCGCCACGGGCGCAGTTGATCAGCCGGACGCCGTCCTTCATGCGAGCGAACTCGGCCGGGCCCAGGAAGTTCCGGGTCTCCTTGGTGAGCGGGATGTGGATCGAGACGAAGTCGGCGCGGGCCAGAAGCTCATCGAGCTCGACCAGCTCCACGCCCAGCTTGCTCGCCGCCTCGGCGGTCAGATACGGGTCGTACGCCACGACCTGCATTCTGAGCCCCTGAGCCCGTCGGGCGACCTCGGAGCCTATCCGCCCCAGGCCGATGATCCCGAGGGTCTTGCCGTAGATCTCGATCCCCGCGAAGCGCTCCTTCTCCCAGCGCCCGCCCTTGAGCGCGCCATGGGCCTGGGGGAGCTTGCGCGCTAGCGCGAGGAGCAGGCCTACGGTGTGTTCCGCCACGGCGATCGTGTTGGCGCCCGGAGTGTTCATGACGATGACGCCGCGCTGGCTGGCCGCCTCGACGTCAATGTTGTCCACGCCGGCGCCCGCGCGACCCACTACGACCAGGTCCCTGCCCGCCTCCAGGACGGTGGCGCTGACCTTCGTCGCGCTCCGCACGATGAGGCCGTGGCAGCCCGCGATCCGCTGGCACAGGTCCGCCTCCGAGAGCGTCGGGACGGTCTCGACGAGGAGCCCCTCCTTGCGGAGCGCCTCGACCCCGACCTCCTGGAGCCCGTCGGTCACCAGCACCTTCTTCATGACAGCTGCCTCGGCGGCCCGGCCTCGCGGGTCCTGTCCCGGCGATCAGTCCGCGTTGTCCGGCCTCCGGCCCTCGCTCGCCTAGCCTTCGGCGGTCACCCGTCTGTGGCTTGCGGGGCGGGGATGCCCCTCCGGACTCGCCTCCGCGGCGTCAAACCGTCGCGCGAGACTAGATTCACTCACTTCGCTCACGTCCATCCACCCGTGGTGTGCGGTCCGGCTTCCCCTTCCCCGCTCGCTCACGACGGGTACCCGACCGCCTCCCGGCATGGCTCGCTCGACCCGGAGGCCGGCCGACACGGCCCGTGCGGGCACTTTCACGGCTTCTCGGCGAGCACTTTTTGGGCGGCGCGTACGGAGGCTCCCATGTCCACAGGCATCCCCAGCTCGGTCAGCACCTGCTCGAGGGCCGAGAGGGCCACGATCACGTCGAACTCGCCGACGTAGCCCATGTGGCCCAGGCGGAAGATCATGCCCTTCATCTCCCCCTGCCCGCCCGCGATCGTGATGTTCCGGGACTTGGCGAAGCCCCGCACCACCGCCTCGCCGTCAATCCCGCGCGGGGCCACCACGGCCGTGATCGCCGGACTCGGCGTCGCCCTGGCGAAGAGCTCGAGGCCCAGCGCCTCCACCCCGGCGCGCGTGGCGCGGGCGAGGAGGTCGTGGCGCTTGAAGATGTTCGCGAAGCCCTCGGCCTCGAGCATTGCCAGCGCCTGGCGGAGCCCGATGACGATCGAGACCGCCGGCGTGAAGTTCGCCTGGTTCTTTTGGATCGCGCGGAGCTCGGCGGCGAGGTTGAAGTAGTACCGGGGAAGCTGCGAAGTCTTCGTGAGCTCCCAGGCTTTCTCGGAAAGCGTGCAGAAGGCGAGCCCCGGCGGGAGCATGAGCCCCTTCTGGGAGCCCGAGACCACGATGTCCACTCCCCACGCGTCCATGGGCAGCTCGGCAACCCCGAGGCTCGACACCGCGTCCACGACCAGGATCGCGGGGCTCTTCCGGGTGACCTCGGCGTAGCC
It includes:
- a CDS encoding phosphoglycerate dehydrogenase; this encodes MKKVLVTDGLQEVGVEALRKEGLLVETVPTLSEADLCQRIAGCHGLIVRSATKVSATVLEAGRDLVVVGRAGAGVDNIDVEAASQRGVIVMNTPGANTIAVAEHTVGLLLALARKLPQAHGALKGGRWEKERFAGIEIYGKTLGIIGLGRIGSEVARRAQGLRMQVVAYDPYLTAEAASKLGVELVELDELLARADFVSIHIPLTKETRNFLGPAEFARMKDGVRLINCARGGVIDEAGLVDAVRSGKVAGAALDVFEQEPLPGGHPLLGLEQVIITPHLAASTEEAQAQVALAIAQQIADVLVRGITRNAVNVPSVDAETYKTLAPYLTLAEKLGSFLAQLAEGRMRELRIEYAGEVTGFSTNILTLTFLKGLLTAILNENVTDVNAPYLAKARGIRVLETSTAESEDYASLVTAELTTDKGAWRVAGTLFHKREPRIVRIDGYPLEAVPSGWMLVFSNLDVPGVIGRIGTLCGRHRINIAGMQLGRERRGGRAVSILNLDDPVPEPVLAEIRAMPDIVFAKLVKL
- a CDS encoding alanine--glyoxylate aminotransferase family protein, which codes for MKKYYLMAPGPTPVPEDVLLAMARPIIHHRTPEYEALFAEVRAGLKKLIQTRQETVLFAASGTGGMEAAVVNTLSPGDRVVVIRAGKFGERWAEICQAYGLEVVPLDAPYGHTVPPEGLAEALAKTSRVKAVFCQHSETSTGVLHDVRGYAEVTRKSPAILVVDAVSSLGVAELPMDAWGVDIVVSGSQKGLMLPPGLAFCTLSEKAWELTKTSQLPRYYFNLAAELRAIQKNQANFTPAVSIVIGLRQALAMLEAEGFANIFKRHDLLARATRAGVEALGLELFARATPSPAITAVVAPRGIDGEAVVRGFAKSRNITIAGGQGEMKGMIFRLGHMGYVGEFDVIVALSALEQVLTELGMPVDMGASVRAAQKVLAEKP